The genomic window CAGACACACCCGCACAGACACACCCGCACAGACACACCCGCACAGACACACCCGCACAGACACACCCGCACAGACACACCCGCACAGACACACccgcacagacacagaaattcacacacagacacagaaattcacacacagacacagaaattcacacacagacacagaaattcacacacagacacagacacagaaattcacacacagacacagaaattcacacacacacacacacacacacattctcacagacgttcagtttctctctctctttctctctcacacacacacacacacacacacacagacacacacagacattctcaCAAACACTGGCTTCTCTCACACGTTCTCTTACACGCACAGACGttcacatgcacagacacacttactgacacacaccTGGTTTTAGTGTAGAGTCGGAAGCAGAAGCCGTTTTGGACGCGTCCTGCTCTGCCCTGTCTCTGAACTGCGCTCGCTTTACTCACAAACGTTTCCACCAGCGAGCTCATCTGACTGCCTTCATGatacctgaacacacacaaacacacacaaaaatgatttCTTGGATAACTACTCTTTCattctattaaataaatgtgactcTAAAGGTGTTAATAATGTGCTGCCTCACCGATTTTCTTTCGTTTTCCCCGTGTCGATGACGAAAACCACATCTGGAATGGTGACTCCGGTCTCAGCGATGTTTGTAGACAGAACaatctgaaacacaaacacacagaatattTACACACTCCTCTGCTGAGCCTTACAGTACATCCTAAACAGAGCCCGGGATCTGAGGCATGCAATACCTTCCTGACTCCAGCAGGAGGCAGTGTGAATGCTGCAGCCTGGTCCTGAGACGAGAGCGTAGAGTGTAGAGCTACCAGTTTATACCTACagcaaaatataacaaaaagcaAATCTCTGGGATACAAAACAAGATCATACCCATAACCATTGCTGACCAATAACTGCACGCGGCAAAAGTTTTGGCCCCCAAACTATGTTAGCAGCCGCTAACATTTATAACGTCTTAATTTGAATTACACTACTAagtactaataataaatatatatatatatacgtatatatatatacgtatatatatatagatttaaatatttttggaaCTGAACACTGGTTAATACGAACGCAGTATTGTGTGAAGTATCACCTGTTCTTACAGCTGAACCTCTTATCAGTGGTGAGAAGGTCATGGAGCTGCTGAATGTGAGCCAGTCCAGGCAGGAAGACCAGCACTGCACCACCTAAGACTGCAAACTGAGGTGATTTATctgaaacacacaatcacatttaACTCCTGTTAAAGCCCCTCGCTGTGTGTGCTGATAATACAGTGTTAAAAATTCAAAGGAAACCCAAAGGGTACCCAAGTAAACAAGAAGCTCCAGGATGAGCTCCATGTTGATCTTGTTGGGGTTCATGCGCTGCAGAACATGACGTGTTTGGATGCTAAAACTATCCAGCTCTGGTCCAAGATCCAAGCTTGAGCCGGGGTCCCGTACGATCGTCTCCTGATGACGACATAAACGTGTAGCATGTTAAACGTACGCCGTGTAAGTCACAGATACGTAATGCTAAGTCCTAGGATACAGACTTACTACTAttactcttaaaaataaaaaaggtagcAACTTTTGGTTTGTTCAAGTTCTAATTAGAACCATACAACacaggggctttttacacctggtcactttgtgtgttttctgtgatcagatagctatccgatggtaaaaagaccaggtctaaatgccctcccaAACGTTTtcaagacggatataaatccgacggctcaaaccacttcaggaggtggtctgggacgcatttcatatgaaactggacaggtgtaaatgaatgtggttgttcaacccacatacgtcagcgctataccccttccaaacggaagtacgtcactcacaagtgatctttcacccaggcgtctcgtcgggtcttaaaatgcgctgctgctgccagcgaaaataacgagtttttttcgtcttctttttgattgcattctgaaaaccgcatacaccaaagtgtgatCTGTTTCAATAAGCCCCCGggaatgaggtaaaatatatttgcattttgggcgggagtagaaagatcagatcgatatccgatacgccgagacgcatttatgtggcctaatgtaaatggaacagttttaacaaatcagatagctatcagatcagagaaaacacatgaagtgaccgggtgtaaaaaggcccacaGGGTGCTGGGAGTCAAGAAGAGTCAAATTTTACACAGCTCCACATGTGTTATATGTTAAATCTCTTCAGgtctttactttatttacatgaaAGGTCAAGataatctaaaaataatatataatgtcaAAACAATAGTAATGAGtcagatttatttcattatgaGTTTATTTACTATATCAGATACACAGTGGGTGAAACGTCCCGTTAAACCATGTGGAATATTTCTGAAACTAAAGTTTCTCGGTGATTCAGTGTTTTTCATTTCTCAAAGAATTTTTCAAATAGAAAATGAGAGATTTCCATTCGAGATAGAGTTCATGACAACCATCAAGACAACAGTGGAAAGTTTTAGCGGTAATTCAGGTAGAAATCAGCCTTAAATGagactgtgtattttttttggaCCTACCTGGTACTGCACAGTCCTTCCTCCTTTCTGTGTGACACAGACACtgatctcctcctcttcctccacaaACCTCTGACTGTATTCAGAGTCCTGGTCCAACACGTAACCCGTCTCCTCCACGATGTCCTCCAAGTGGAACACCTAACACAAAAAAGgagcagaacacacaacacacactctcatatcaCTCAGTGTTATACTACAACACATTTGAGTCATTGCATTAGGGGAGCTTAAAAGCAGGGGAGCAGTAAATCAGACTCACCTCTACAGGAAAGGTCTTGCCGGGGATGGTGACGACGGGGCAGCGGTTAAAATAACGGGCAAATTTGTCGCAGTCCACTGTAGCACTCATGAGGATGAGTCGCAGGTCAGAACGCTTGTAAATCACATTCTTGAGGATGGTGAGGAGGAAATCTGACTGCACGCTGCGCTCATGGACCTGCACAAGTTAGAACACAATgaacagtattaaaaaaactgCAGCTTCAGAAATCATGAGGCTCAAGGATTAAAGTGGAAAAAAGTGAATTAAAGAAGTAAAGAGTAACATGGTAACTGGTCACTGTAACTGGtttatcagagtgtgtgtgtgtgtgtgtgtgtgtgtatatgtatatgtgtgtgtgtatgtgcgtgcgtgcgtgtgtatgtatgtgtgtttgtgtgtatgtttgtatatgtacgtgtgtgtgtatatgtatgtgtgtgtctatgtatatgtgtgtgtatgtgcgtgcgtgcgtgtgtatgtatgtgtttgtgtgtgtatgtgtgtgtgtgtgcgtgcgtgtgtatatatgtgtgcgcgcgtgtgtgtatgctcgcgtgtgtgtgtgtgcgcgtgtgtgtatgtatgtgtgtgtttgtgtgtgtgtgtgtttatgtgtgtgcatgtgtgtacatgtgtgtgtgcgtgtgtgtgtgtgtgcgcgtgtgtgtgtgtgtgtatgtatgtgtgtgtttgtgtgtgtatgtgtgcatgtgtgtacatgtgtgtgtgtgtgtgtgtacgtgtgtgtacctCGTCCACAataatgtgtgtgatggaggACAGGAGTGGGTCCTGTTGTAGTTTCCTCAGTAGGACACCAGTAGTACAGTAAAGCAGTCGAGTGGAAGCACTTGAGCGGTTCTCCATCCGGATCTGATATCCACACAGTGAgttctgcaaacacacacacacacacaatatatataagatatatatatatatatatatatatatatatatatatatatatatatatatatatatatatatatatatatatatatatatctatacagtgtgtgtatattatatatatatatatatatatatatatatatatacacacacacacacacacactatatatacactataaggAACATGTATAAGGAACATTGtgtacattaatattaataatattattatattccttCTATTGAAACATGAATACACTCATACTGAAATATTTGTGACGTGTTTAGCGATACTAATGCAAATTCCTCGGTtgtattttcttcatttctgtgaAACATTAGCCAACATCACTGACAATTTTATTGCTAGCACAGTTACGTTGATGCTTGATACTAGGAAAAATCTTAAACATGATGCTTAACAGTTAGGTTTCACTGTTGCTAAAAAAATCAAAGAGCTTCATAGCTCATTCATTGTTTTCTAGTGAGAGTCATTGTTATATTAATAAGAAAGTTCAagcaagaaaaagacaaaagtacCAGAACACAGTACAGTGCTCAGCTAGTCCCAGAACAGTGCTCTGCTAGTTAGCAATCTATGAGATGATGAGCACGATGGCATTGCAGGCAGTAATTAACATTGATATCAAGATATTAATGGATTGATATCCATTAACACTGAACGTTGATATCAAGCTACTGTGTTATATTACATACTCAGATATTACCTGAgtaagtatacagtataagctTTTCATTCCCATTTACATCAGTGCATTCTGATGACTTtctattttaagaaaaatgacaGACAAAGAAGCCAAAATACAACTTGTTCTGCCTCAGATTCCATCCTTACCTTGCTCCCCGGTTGGTCCTCGCTCCCCAGCTCCTGATTAACTCTGTTAGCGAGGCTCATGGCGGAGATCCTCCTTGGCTGAGTGACCACCACATTACACTGCTttgttttctcctcttcttttccCAGCACCTCCTCCAGGATGAACTGGGGAATTTGGGTGCTTTTTCCGCTGCCCGTCTCTCCCGCAATGACCACCACGCGGTGGCACTGTAGAGCCTCGAGCACTCTTGCGCGGTGCTGAAACATAGGGAGGCGCTGGCGCTCGGGCAACAACCTTGCGTGAGCGTGAATAGAAAATAAGTTAAATATAATGTAACTATAATGAGTATAATCGGTATAGTCTCTAGAAATCCTCATTTCTGATTGGTTGGCAAGcatacagattttattttaccagGACGCCGGTCTATTGCAGGGCTAAATAATCATCACTGATAGAAAATGCTACACAAAACAGTGTAAAGAATTTGGTACAACTAGGATTGCCTAGACGAggcatccagaaaaaaaaagggtcctACCacatgctaccaccaccatgctttactgtaACTCTGACATTAAAGGGTGAACCAAGACAAATCAGATACCACACATTTAACATTAGTAATTAACAACCTGAGTGCTAGCTGTGAGCCCCGGAGCTTTGAAAAGAGTGAGCGGGacttttcttcctcctctttctctttcttctggtCCACTATTTCCTCCTCTTCCATGTCAGCCAAAGTTTCCCACGAGTCCTCAGTGCAGTGGGAGGGGCTTGAGTCTGTGGGGCAGGACTCCGATTGCGTCTGCTGCTGTTTGATGCGAGCGAGGAGGCGGGAGATGAACTGATCCCGTGGTTTGTTGATGGCTGAACGAGTGCgttcctcctgctgctgctctcCATCACGCCACTCCAACCAAACGTCTCGGTACGGAGGAGGGAGGAGCTGATGGACAGACTAAGAGAGAGGGAACATGCAGATATGGATTTCTCACACAGGTCACACTGGATCCAGCTATAAAGAAGGGGCTTGAGCCAGACGGTTGTTCCACCCACCTGCCCTTTCACCAGTTTATACAGAGCAAGAGTGGCACCTAAATGCTGCGCCTGCATGCTGTCCTCGGTCAGGATGGTGGTACAAACCTCGAACACATCATCTGGCCTTTGAATACGCACcctgacacaaatacacacacaactatttaagatcaaacaaaaataaagccaTTTTAACCAAAATCTATAAGCAACATTTATCATTGTTTATGCTGTACATTAACACTACATCGTATTACACCATGTTATTTTATACACCATGTAAGAGCAACAAAATATAGATTTGAATCTTTTCTCTGTATTTGGATCAGGATTTAGATTTGAATCTTTTCTCTGTATTTGGATCAGAATTTAGATTTGAATCTTTTCTCTGTATTTGGATCAGGATTTAGATTTGAATCTTTTCTCTGTATTTGGATCAGAATTTAGATTTGAATCTTTTCTCTGTATTTGGATCAGAATTTAGATTTGAATCTTTTCTCTGTATTTGGATCAGAATTTAGATTTGAATCTTTTTGTTCAGATCAGGAATTAGATTTGAATCTTTTTGTTTGGATCAGGATTTAGGTTTAAATCTTTTTGTTCGGATCAGGATTTAATTTTGAATCTTTTCAGTCTTTCTGGATTGCGATTTAAATTGAAATCTTTCTACATTTAGATTTGAATCTTTTATGGAAAAGAAAATACTAagattattttagtttattactGGTTACAAcatattctaataataataatattcagatTCTAATAATGATTTTCTTTCAAATCAAAAGATTTCGTTTCATTATTTATGAAGTCTGGATGAAATCTTCACAGTGTTGTACAAAACTAAATGCCAAATACACCATAAAAGAGTAATTTTTTCAGTATAAATATGAATTATAATGATTTGACTGACTTGCACTTCCAGTATCTTCCAGCTGGAACTTTCTGGAAAGACGGCGCTGGGCTTTTAGGCAGGTTCTTCCTGCACCAGTCGATCAGGAACTGTTTGGGTGACTTTCCCGTCCAGCTGCGTCCTGTGTAATCGAAATCACGGATGTCCTTCGGCTCCGTCTTCGTCTTCTCGGCTGATCGCCGGATGCACAGATTGTGAAGTTGTTGTAAAGATCGATTGAAAAATCTACACAGTCCACAAAGTACACAGTCATAACTATGTGTCAGTGTTAAAGTATAATGCTTACGTTTCACGTCTGGCGTTTTATTGGCTTGTTCGAACAGGTTGAGGTTCAGCTCGTCGTTCCCGGCAGCCAAAGCAGGAGgttttttctctattttagGAACTTCTGTCACTTTGATCGCCGGGTTAAACAGCGGATGAGACTCCAGCGGCTTCATCTCTAAATAAAACAGAGACATTTTCATCACCAATGATGATGTATTGATATGAAATGGTGGGTTAATGGGATTGTGAACTGGACAGTTAGTTGGGTTCGCTATATTCTCTATACagaagaatagaagcctttattttgtcacatatacattacagcaaaatgaatttatttcttcgcatatcccaacttcgTTTATGAGTGAAATTAATGCGTGTAACTTAGGTGACGCGATGATGAATAAACAGCGTACCTTGCTGTATGACCCGGATGCGGTCCTGTGCACTCCGCTGTCCTGCTTTATCTTTCTTGGCTTTAGCGTCTGAGGCTAACTCCCTCGCGTCGTACAGCTGAGCCGTTAGCGCCAGATAGCGATCGTTCTGGAGAGAGATAGTATGTACGTGTCATCATCTAATGCCGAAGCTGTCTGTGAAGCAAAGTCTGGTTAAATACTGACTTACAGGATCAAattttttgtctgtgtctggGCTGTGAGAGCTGTCTCcgttcctctcctcctcttcctcactgctCTCCTGTTCTGCATATCTGAGAATCCACTCCTTCATACTCATCGCTTCATCCTTCACCTAAAACAGTTCAGGTCACATTTACTTAGATTTACTACTAAAATAAGTATGGACATTTTTCACCAAACTACAAAACGGCAAAtgatttgaaacttttttttttttgtttaatatggATTTagatttgaatctttttttgaATCAGGATTTAGCTCTGGATCTTTTTGGATTTTGTCAGGATTTAGATctgaatcttttctttttcttttggatcaggatttagtttagatttttttggaTCAGAGTTTAAATTcgaatttattttttgtatcaggatttagatctggattttttttgttttatcaggatttagatctggattttttttgttttatcaggATTTagatctgtatttttttttgttttatcaggATTTagatctgtatttttttttgttttatcaggATTTagatctgtattttttttttgttttatcggGATTTAGAGCTGAATCTTTTCTTTTGGATCaggatttagatttaaatccTTCTGCATCTGGATCAGGATTTAGAAATGAATTTTGTTCGAATCTTGTTCCATCCCACAGTCCATCAGTAACTCGAGTGTTTAACCTTTGCTCTTTGCTTCTCCTCAGGTTTGGGGCTCTGGATCACTTTTTGGCTTTTCTCTTGTTGCTGATCCTGAAATTTGGCTCGGCCTTTACTGCTCTCCTGTTCACATAAACTCTGGCTGAATCCCTCCGGCAGCTCGTCTTTCAACAGAAGAGTGAAGAAGGAGTAAGTTATCGTGCAGTTTGTGTTATCGTTAACGTGTGCTACAGATAACAATTAGTCCTGTTTCATCAGGTTCGGATATTTTACCGTCTCTGAGATTGAGACACAGCCAGTCGAGCGCTGAGTGGAGATCGCCTCCGTACAACAAGCTGCTCTTCATGGCGTCCTCGATGTGCTGCGTCTTAAAGCCGAACTTCTGCAGAGCCGTGTATAGATCCTACACACAACCAAGCCTTTAGTCAACACACGTTTAGtccatcactacacacacactctgtctcaagCTCAGGATGTATTAAAACACCTTCCTCACCAGCAGCTTTTTAGATGTGATTCTGCCGGATACGGGTCCTCTGTCTGCATGCTCCTGTCTGTGATCATTAACCAGCTTGATGATTTTCTTCTCCAGATCAGGATGAATAACAACCTTCAGAATAAAGCAGTgcagaaaatatacaaatactaCATCCATTATTCTGTCAGTGACCAACAATAAAGATagacagatgaacagagatatagagagagagagagagagagagagagagagacagacagtcagatataACAGACTAAAACATACAagcatagagagagacagagaaagtgtgtgtgagagagtgtgtgtgagtgagagagagagagagaacactaaCTACTAAATCTCCTGACATGTATAAACAGACAGTACAGATGTTTATTCCTTACTTTGAGCACTGATTTGTCCGCAGCTCCGCTGTTATCTCCCTGTGAGGAGTTGCTGCTGGAAAGGCTGTAGGTTTTTGgtgctaaaataaataacagaaactCAGAAAAGTCCTGCAGAGTAtacaggtgtagtgtagtgtgtacaggtgtagtgtgtaaatgtgtagtgtagtatgtacaggtgtagtgtgtacaggtgttgtgtagtgtgtaaatgtgtagtgtgtacaggtgttgtgtagtgggtacatgggtagtgtagtgtgtacaggtgtagtgtagtgtgtacaggggtagtgtagtgtgtacaggggtagtgtgtaaatgtgtagtgtagtatgtacaggtgtagtgtgtacaggtgtagtgtagtgtgtacaggggtagtgtagtgtgtacaggggtagtgtagtgtgtacaggggtagtgtagtgtgtacaggggtagtgtagtgtgtacaggggtagtgtagtgtgtacaggggtagtgtagtgtgtacaggggtagtgtagtgtgtacaggggtagtgtgtacaggtgttgtgtagtgtgtacaggtgtagtgtagtgtgtacaggggtagtgtagtgtgtacaggggtagtgtagtgtgtacaggggtagtgtagtgtgtacaggggtagtgtagtgtgtacaggggtagtgtagtgtgtacaggggtagtgtagtgtgtacaggggTAGTGTAGTATGTacaggtgtagtgtgtacaggtgttgtgtagtgtgtacaggggtagtgtagtgtgtacaggggtagtgtagtgtgtacaggggtagtgtagtgtgtaaatgtgtagtgtagtatgtacaggtgtagtgtgtacaggtgtagtgtagtgtgtacaggtgtagtgtagtgtgtacaggggtagtgtagtgtgtacaggggtagtgtgtacaggtgtagtgtagtgtgtacaggtgttgtgtagtgtgtacaggtgtagtgtagtgtgtacaggggTAGTGTAGCGTGTACAGGGGTAGTGTAGCGTGTACAGGGGTAGTGTAGCGTGTACAGGGGTAGTGTAGCGTGTACAGGGGTGGTGTAGCGTGTACAGGTGTGGTGTAGCGTGTACAGGTGTGGTGTAGCGTGTACAGGTGTGGTGTAGCGTGTACAGGTGTGGTGTAGCGTGTACAGGGGTGGTGTAGCGTGTACAGGGGTGGTGTAGCGTGTACAGGGGTGGTGTAGCGTGTACAGGGGTGGTGTAGCGTGTACAGGTGTGGTGTAGCGTGTACAGGTGTGGTGTAGCGTGTACAGGTGTGGTGTAGCGTGTACAGGTGTGGTGTAGCGTGtacaggtgtggtgtagtgtgtacaggtgtggtgtagtgtgtacaggtgtggtgtagtgtgtacaggtgtggtgtagtgtgtacaggtgtggtgtagtgtgtacaggggTAGTGTAGCGTGTACaggggtagtgtagtgtgtacaggtgtagtgtagtgtgtacaggtgtagtgtagtgtgtacaggtgtagtgtagtgtgtacagggctagtgtagtgtgtacagggctagtgtagtgtgtacaggggtagtgtagtgtgtacaggggtagtgtagtgtgtacaggggtagtgtagtgtgtacagggctagtgtagtgtgtacaggggtagtgtagtgtgtacaggggtagtgtagtgtgtacagggctagtgtagtgtgtacaggggtagtgtagtgtgtacagggctagtgtagtgtgtacagggctagtgtagtgtgtaaatgtgtagtgtagtatgtacaggtgtagtgtgtacaggtgtagtgtagtgtgtacaggtgtagtgtagtgtgtacaggtgtagtgtagtgtgtacaggtgtagtgtagtgtgtacaggtgtagtgtagtgtgtacaggtgtagcgtgtacaggtgtagtgtagcgtgtacaggtgtagtgtagcgtgtacaggtgtagtgtagcgtgtacaggtgtagtgtagcgtgtacaggtgtagtgtagtgtgtacaggtgtagtgtagtgtgtacaggtgtagtgtagtgtgtacaggtgtagtgtagtgtgtacaggtgtagtgtagtgtgtacaggtgtagtgtagtgtgtacaggtgtagtgtagtgtgtacaggggtagtgtagtgtgtacaggtgtagtgtagcgtgtacaggtgtagtgtagtgtgtacaggtgtagtgtagtgtgtacaggtgtagtgtagtgtgtacaggtgtagtgtagtgtttatttaaacagcaCCAAACCTTTAGTTTTACTGCAGTTtgttttctgctgctgttgtagttgttgttgttgtagctgttgttgtttctttgcTGCAGTATCTGGAGCTTCAGTTGTTGAGCTGACAGACCcggacttcttcttcttccccccCATGATGAATAAAGAACCAAAACCCAGGAGTCTGAAGCAGAACTCaggattaaaaatattaatttataatgagAATGGTCCTCTGGTCCACACGCGCAGCTCTGTGGAGCGGTGTGAAGCCGGCTCGGGTTCtgcttcaaaataaaagtctcacAACTCGAACATTTGAATACATACACTAATTAATGGAAAAATAGCTAAAAATATGTGTGAAAAAGATCAGCAGAAATCGTCGGATTTTCTACTAAGAATTTAAAAAACTCTTAAAGCTACCGGGAGCTCTGTTTTGTACACCATTTGGGATTTTctagattaataaatatttttaatgtacagACATGATTTTTGATTTCAAACCCAGATCATGACAAGTTAAaatctttacttttactttcccttattacataaatattattattaattcattttagatACTTGTGAATAGTCCATCTGACGAGTCCCTGTCAAGTATAAGAAAGAGGACtcgtattatttattatgtttttattttggtcttACTGTGTATAGactcacacatttttttttttgaagcagCGTGAGCGCGCTGCATTGTGGGATTTGTATCTTCTCGTGGGGGGGAAACATGGCGGACGCCTTTGGAGACGATTTATTCAGCGTTTTTGACGAGGAACCGACGACTTCTAGTAAGAAGACGAGCTCAAAGACCGAGTCTCGGATCGGGTatgtttttattctatattaaCGCTGACATCTAGCGAAATATTCCACATTATTTAGTTACATACGTGTTTATATACAACGCCGGATAGCGCACGCGCTTGCTAGCTCTGTACCATGGTCCTGTTATTGCTCCAAGTTTATTCGCTTTATTACTTTTACCAGATTTTTTTAACCAGCTAATAAATGCGAGTAATGATTTCGGAGCCGAAAAACCACAAAATATTTAGCACAGCCGGTTGAGTTGGAAACTTTGCTCGGTGTCTGTTCCAGAAATGAATCGTTCGCCAATGAACCGACTCTTTTAGTTGTACCGACTCTTTTAGTCTACACGCACGTGAGTGTGTTTTATCCGTATTATTTAAGTGTAATTGATTTAATATACGGACCTCGTTTAAATGTGATACGAACCTcgtttaaatttaatttgtctGAGTGTTGAGATGCACGTATGAAGCATGAGCAGTATTGGAGCCGAAAGAGTCGAATCTTCTTTAGTGAGATGAGTCAAATGTTATGACACTATTGTCtgaattattagcattattattaatgttaacaaATGTATTCAACTTTTAAATATGGATCCAGGACACTATCCTTGGAAAACTGGGTGTAAGGTATAAATACACCCAGGATTGGATAACAGTCAGTTGTTTTGTTGCTTGCTGATGTGAAtgtttacttgtatttttgtttgtttgtttgtttgctcagAAAAACTGTTGGCACACATGACAGAGATAAGACAGAATCCCTGACTGGAGATAAGACAGAATCCCTGAAGACGAAGCGAGAGCCAGAGAACGATGGCAGTGATGAGGTATTGTGTGGTAAAAAGGCCAGACTGGAGGCATCAGAGGAGCTcaagtaagcatccactgtctgatCTAATCATACTGCTAAATAAAGGTGGAGAAATTGTGCTCCAAGTTTGAAGCGTGTCACGTCTATTCGCTCACGACAATAAACGTGTGTAGATTTAGATGCATTTTGTATAGATGACcgtttgaaagaaaagaaaaaaacacaaaacaaacaggaaatgttTCTTTATCATCTTGTAGTCTTGGAGACTTGATGCCTAAAGTCAAAGTGGAGCAGGTTGAGACAGTGGAGGGCTGCACACACGAGGTGAACACACAGCAAAAgctgttataaaaataataagtgtTATACGGTTGTGGTGTATGTACGGGACGTATGTTGAGgatctgttgtttttattccttcttttaaatgtttttttactccTGTGTAGGTGGCGCTGCCTGCAGATCAGGAATACACACAACTGAAACCACGAGTAGGGAAAGCAGCCAAGGTAATGGACTACTGCtcagccattttttttctttgttaaagcATCCGCAGCAATAATAATGTATGTGTCGATCGTGGATTGTTACGTGTCTGATAAATCGACACACCTGCATACAGGAATAATTTCTATATTTGTCACAGGTTCAGTTTGCTCTGAAGTCTGAACCGCTAGCCGTCAGCTTGTGCCAGTTAAATGAGAAATCTACAGTTAATGATAATGTTTTCCTCTCTGTGGTTTGCTTTGTGCCCCCACAG from Tachysurus vachellii isolate PV-2020 chromosome 20, HZAU_Pvac_v1, whole genome shotgun sequence includes these protein-coding regions:
- the dhx29 gene encoding ATP-dependent RNA helicase DHX29 codes for the protein MGGKKKKSGSVSSTTEAPDTAAKKQQQLQQQQLQQQQKTNCSKTKAPKTYSLSSSNSSQGDNSGAADKSVLKVVIHPDLEKKIIKLVNDHRQEHADRGPVSGRITSKKLLDLYTALQKFGFKTQHIEDAMKSSLLYGGDLHSALDWLCLNLRDDELPEGFSQSLCEQESSKGRAKFQDQQQEKSQKVIQSPKPEEKQRAKVKDEAMSMKEWILRYAEQESSEEEEERNGDSSHSPDTDKKFDPNDRYLALTAQLYDARELASDAKAKKDKAGQRSAQDRIRVIQQEMKPLESHPLFNPAIKVTEVPKIEKKPPALAAGNDELNLNLFEQANKTPDVKPEKTKTEPKDIRDFDYTGRSWTGKSPKQFLIDWCRKNLPKSPAPSFQKVPAGRYWKCKVRIQRPDDVFEVCTTILTEDSMQAQHLGATLALYKLVKGQSVHQLLPPPYRDVWLEWRDGEQQQEERTRSAINKPRDQFISRLLARIKQQQTQSESCPTDSSPSHCTEDSWETLADMEEEEIVDQKKEKEEEEKSRSLFSKLRGSQLALRLLPERQRLPMFQHRARVLEALQCHRVVVIAGETGSGKSTQIPQFILEEVLGKEEEKTKQCNVVVTQPRRISAMSLANRVNQELGSEDQPGSKNSLCGYQIRMENRSSASTRLLYCTTGVLLRKLQQDPLLSSITHIIVDEVHERSVQSDFLLTILKNVIYKRSDLRLILMSATVDCDKFARYFNRCPVVTIPGKTFPVEVFHLEDIVEETGYVLDQDSEYSQRFVEEEEEISVCVTQKGGRTVQYQETIVRDPGSSLDLGPELDSFSIQTRHVLQRMNPNKINMELILELLVYLDKSPQFAVLGGAVLVFLPGLAHIQQLHDLLTTDKRFSCKNRYKLVALHSTLSSQDQAAAFTLPPAGVRKIVLSTNIAETGVTIPDVVFVIDTGKTKENRYHEGSQMSSLVETFVSKASAVQRQGRAGRVQNGFCFRLYTKTRFNSFVDYSKPEILRVPLEELCLHIMKCEYGSPEDFLSCALDAPPQQAVCNAVGVLRKIGACHRESYTLTPLGLHLASLPVNAKIGKMLIFGAILGCLEAVATIAAAMSEKSPFSTPMNRKEEANLAKDALATANSDHLTIYNAYQGWKNASRDGLHAEMSYCRKHFLNRTALMTIESVKQELVRMVQQTGLCGKSLPPFSKKEVPVVVAVLSAGVYDNVGRVLPVPSVLPEERVACTAETPQGKAQVHPSSVNRNLQTHGWLLYQEKVKYSKVYLRDTTLTSPFPILLFGGDIDVQHRERLVSVDGWIHFQAPVRIGVIFKHLRQLLDSLLERKLANPKLSMEDEKTIQIILELIKSEKIPR